A region of Ferruginibacter albus DNA encodes the following proteins:
- the panD gene encoding aspartate 1-decarboxylase, protein MIIEILKSKIHRAVVTEANLNYVGSCTIDEDLMEAANLIEFEKIQVVSINTGARLETYVIKGKRGSGVICMNGPAARQIIAGDIVVIMSYASMSFEEAKKFKPTLVFPKENNKL, encoded by the coding sequence ATGATAATAGAAATCCTGAAATCGAAAATACACCGGGCTGTTGTTACAGAGGCAAACCTGAATTATGTAGGCAGTTGCACCATTGATGAAGACTTAATGGAGGCTGCTAACTTAATTGAATTTGAAAAAATACAAGTGGTAAGCATTAATACAGGCGCCCGGCTGGAAACCTACGTTATTAAAGGCAAACGTGGATCGGGTGTTATTTGCATGAATGGCCCGGCTGCCCGACAAATTATTGCAGGCGATATTGTAGTAATTATGAGCTATGCCTCCATGAGCTTTGAAGAAGCAAAAAAATTCAAACCTACTTTAGTGTTTCCCAAAGAAAATAATAAGTTATAG